In one window of Sardina pilchardus chromosome 23, fSarPil1.1, whole genome shotgun sequence DNA:
- the LOC134071123 gene encoding rano class II histocompatibility antigen, A beta chain-like isoform X1, whose protein sequence is MSCSELICTCLLLLVNVLLGVDGYCMYRWLRCYSKSMNFSDMVYVESYFYNKMEFLVFNSTVGLYEGYSGIGMRLANEKNHDEFLLPYERGSVDRLCKVNAHVYANYGIDQKFEPRVKLSLGKPFSDHHPGMLVCSAYDFYPKLIRLTWYRHGRKVTSDVSATEELADGDWFYQVHSYLEFTPKPGEKITCVVEHISFKEPREFVWESTMPEAERNKMAIGAAGMVLGLVVFAAGLLYNRKSSQGWTLAPVRTASTS, encoded by the exons ATGTCCTGCTCAGAACTGATATGTACTTGTCTCCTGCTGCTAGTGAATGTACTCCTTGGAGTAG ATGGATATTGCATGTACAGATGGCTGCGATGCTACTCCAAATCGATGAATTTCAGTGATATGGTTTATGTAGAGTCATACTTTTACAATAAAATGGAATTCTTAGTGTTTAACAGCACTGTTGGTTTGTATGAGGGCTATTCCGGTATTGGTATGCGTTTAGCAAATGAGAAGAATCATGATGAATTCCTTCTGCCATATGAGCGGGGCTCTGTTGACAGACTCTGCAAAGTCAATGCCCATGTCTATGCAAACTATGGAATTGACCAAAAAT TTGAGCCCAGAGTGAAGCTGAGTTTGGGGAAGCCTTTCAGCGACCATCACCCTGGCATGCTGGTGTGCAGTGCGTATGACTTCTACCCAAAGTTGATCCGCTTGACCTGGTACAGACATGGTCGGAAGGTGACCAGCGATGTCTCGGCCACAGAGGAGCTGGCGGATGGAGACTGGTTCTATCAAGTCCACTCCTACCTGGAGTTCACCCCCAAACCTGGAGAGAAGATCACCTGCGTGGTGGAGCATATTAGCTTCAAGGAGCCCAGAGAGTTTGTCTGGG AGTCCACCATGCCTGAGGCGGAGAGGAACAAGATGGCTATTGGAGCTGCTGGAATGGTGCTGGGACTGGTGGTCTTTGCTGCAGGACTGCTCTACAACAGGAAGTCGTCTCAAG GGTGGACGCTGGCTCCTGTAAGAACAGCCTCTACTTCATGA
- the LOC134071123 gene encoding rano class II histocompatibility antigen, A beta chain-like isoform X2 has protein sequence MSCSELICTCLLLLVNVLLGVDGYCMYRWLRCYSKSMNFSDMVYVESYFYNKMEFLVFNSTVGLYEGYSGIGMRLANEKNHDEFLLPYERGSVDRLCKVNAHVYANYGIDQKFEPRVKLSLGKPFSDHHPGMLVCSAYDFYPKLIRLTWYRHGRKVTSDVSATEELADGDWFYQVHSYLEFTPKPGEKITCVVEHISFKEPREFVWESTMPEAERNKMAIGAAGMVLGLVVFAAGLLYNRKSSQVCSLAQGGRWLL, from the exons ATGTCCTGCTCAGAACTGATATGTACTTGTCTCCTGCTGCTAGTGAATGTACTCCTTGGAGTAG ATGGATATTGCATGTACAGATGGCTGCGATGCTACTCCAAATCGATGAATTTCAGTGATATGGTTTATGTAGAGTCATACTTTTACAATAAAATGGAATTCTTAGTGTTTAACAGCACTGTTGGTTTGTATGAGGGCTATTCCGGTATTGGTATGCGTTTAGCAAATGAGAAGAATCATGATGAATTCCTTCTGCCATATGAGCGGGGCTCTGTTGACAGACTCTGCAAAGTCAATGCCCATGTCTATGCAAACTATGGAATTGACCAAAAAT TTGAGCCCAGAGTGAAGCTGAGTTTGGGGAAGCCTTTCAGCGACCATCACCCTGGCATGCTGGTGTGCAGTGCGTATGACTTCTACCCAAAGTTGATCCGCTTGACCTGGTACAGACATGGTCGGAAGGTGACCAGCGATGTCTCGGCCACAGAGGAGCTGGCGGATGGAGACTGGTTCTATCAAGTCCACTCCTACCTGGAGTTCACCCCCAAACCTGGAGAGAAGATCACCTGCGTGGTGGAGCATATTAGCTTCAAGGAGCCCAGAGAGTTTGTCTGGG AGTCCACCATGCCTGAGGCGGAGAGGAACAAGATGGCTATTGGAGCTGCTGGAATGGTGCTGGGACTGGTGGTCTTTGCTGCAGGACTGCTCTACAACAGGAAGTCGTCTCAAG TATGTTCTTTGGCACAGGGTGGACGCTGGCTCCTGTAA
- the LOC134071124 gene encoding H-2 class II histocompatibility antigen, A-R alpha chain-like — translation MKLAVFYLVTCPLFCTGNQYFYQDAINDVYCDKDKKYFSVNIDDNQVLHVDFKEKAVVDTLPDFVNHVTWDKYYGLVYAYAYNEMKEFKDTMEYLAGELGYPPEAKEPPVSAVYSSEEVLLGSENTLICYVTRFYPPQITIRWMRNDKNVTQGVSLSQIYINNDGSFNQFSTLKFTPKKDDMYSCTVEHSALDEPLTREWDVEVSEPSLGPSVFCGVGLAVGLLGVATGTFLLVKGKDSRRHLGV, via the exons ATGAAGCTTGCTGTCTTTTATCTGGTTACATGTCCCCTGTTCTGCACAGGAAATCAAT ATTTTTATCAAGATGCCATCAATGATGTATACTGTGACAAAGACAAGAAGTACTTTTCAGTAAATATTGATGACAATCAGGTACTGCATGTGGATTTTAAGGAAAAGGCAGTTGTTGacacattgccagactttgtaAACCATGTGACTTGGGACAAATACTATGGACTGGTATATGCATATGCTTACAACGAAATGAAGGAATTTAAGGACACTATGGAATATCTAGCAGGAGAGCTTGGTTATCCTCCTGAGGCAAAAG AGCCACCAGTCAGTGCCGTGTATTCCAGCGAGGAGGTGCTTTTGGGATCTGAGAACACCCTCATCTGTTACGTCACCAGGTTCTACCCTCCTCAGATCACCATAAGGTGGATGAGGAATGACAAGAACGTGACACAGGGGGTGAGCTTAAGCCAGATCTACATAAATAACGACGGTTCCTTCAACCAGTTCTCCACCCTGAAGTTCACCCCTAAGAAGGACGACATGTACTCCTGCACGGTGGAGCATTCAGCACTTGATGAACCCCTGACAAGAGAATGGG atgTTGAGGTGTCTGAGCCCAGTCTTGGTCCATcagtgttctgtggagtgggtcTGGCTGTGGGGCTGCTGGGAGTGGCTACCGGAACATTCCTCCTCGTCAAGGGAAAAGATAGCCGCAGGCATCTAGGAGTATAG